From a single Kitasatospora sp. NBC_00458 genomic region:
- a CDS encoding PadR family transcriptional regulator — MSVPLTLLGLLEREPSHGYDLKRDYDAFFGRGKPLPYGQVYSTLGRLARDGKVVAGEAEPGDGPERKRYVITDAGVTEFEHWLTEPVAPEPNLQSVLFTKVVLALMLGRDAEEYLDTQRAAHLRRMRELTELRRTGPLVDALLADHGIFHLEADLRWIDLTTARLDALAAEVRA; from the coding sequence ATGAGTGTTCCTTTGACCCTTCTCGGGCTGCTGGAGCGTGAGCCGAGCCACGGCTACGACCTCAAGCGCGACTACGACGCCTTCTTCGGGCGGGGCAAGCCCCTGCCGTACGGTCAGGTCTATTCCACGCTCGGCCGGCTGGCGCGGGACGGCAAGGTCGTCGCGGGCGAGGCCGAGCCCGGCGACGGACCCGAGCGCAAGCGCTACGTCATCACCGACGCCGGGGTGACCGAGTTCGAACACTGGCTCACCGAGCCGGTCGCCCCCGAGCCGAACCTCCAGTCGGTGCTGTTCACCAAGGTCGTCCTCGCCCTGATGCTCGGCCGCGACGCCGAGGAGTACCTCGACACCCAGCGCGCCGCCCACCTGCGCCGGATGCGCGAGCTCACCGAACTGCGCCGCACCGGCCCGCTGGTCGACGCCCTGCTCGCCGACCACGGCATCTTCCACCTGGAGGCGGACCTCCGGTGGATCGACCTGACCACGGCCCGCCTGGACGCCCTCGCCGCGGAGGTACGCGCATGA
- a CDS encoding DUF5995 family protein gives MAGTHTRITNGVDGVIRRLRVIGAGLPPGDGVAVFNRMYLTVTETVRARLGEFSDPGAVAELDVLFAGRYLLAVDAVAGGRRPPACWRPLFGLRADPEVHPVQFALAGMNAHIQHDLPLAVVDACRRLGCGPEQLAADYHRINGLLAGVEAEVREQLMPGPDLLERVEPLTHRIGAWSVDAARDAAWSSVRVLWELRGLPGAAAAFTATLDGAVGLLGRALLAPLGLPRPAGTPAGTPTGAPAGGAAGGAAPAGRLPLARSRPAGGARSR, from the coding sequence ATGGCCGGCACGCACACACGGATCACGAACGGCGTCGACGGGGTGATCCGGCGGCTGCGGGTGATCGGGGCCGGACTTCCGCCCGGCGACGGGGTGGCGGTCTTCAACCGGATGTACCTGACCGTGACGGAGACGGTCCGGGCCCGGCTCGGGGAGTTCTCCGATCCTGGCGCCGTGGCCGAGCTGGACGTGCTGTTCGCCGGGCGCTACCTGCTGGCCGTGGACGCCGTCGCGGGCGGGCGGCGGCCGCCGGCCTGCTGGCGGCCGCTGTTCGGGCTGCGGGCGGACCCGGAGGTCCATCCGGTGCAGTTCGCGCTGGCCGGGATGAACGCGCACATCCAGCACGACCTGCCGCTCGCCGTCGTCGACGCCTGCCGACGACTGGGCTGCGGGCCCGAGCAGCTGGCCGCCGACTACCACCGGATCAACGGGCTGCTGGCCGGGGTGGAGGCGGAGGTCCGGGAGCAGCTGATGCCCGGACCGGACCTGCTGGAGCGGGTCGAGCCGCTGACCCACCGGATCGGCGCGTGGTCGGTCGACGCGGCCCGGGACGCGGCCTGGTCGTCCGTCCGGGTGCTCTGGGAACTGCGCGGGCTGCCGGGCGCGGCGGCGGCGTTCACGGCGACGCTGGACGGCGCGGTCGGGCTGCTGGGGCGCGCGCTGCTCGCCCCGCTGGGCCTCCCCCGCCCGGCCGGGACTCCGGCGGGGACTCCGACCGGGGCCCCGGCGGGCGGAGCGGCGGGCGGAGCGGCGCCGGCCGGGCGACTCCCCCTCGCGAGGAGCCGACCGGCCGGCGGTGCGCGGAGCCGCTAG
- a CDS encoding YoaK family protein, giving the protein MRNDPRHGPLVPMLLVLTVVTGLVDAVSYLALGHVFVANMTGNVVFLGFALAGAPGLSASASLTALAAFLAGALTGGHLAELRPAHRGRLLVATVAAQSVLMAGCTVLAAVLGHTDDPVRYTLTGVLGFAMGLQNAAVRALRVPDLTTTVLTMTLTALAADRAGVRRFASAGWMFAGALVGAALVLHADVPTALAVALALLLGVAAVTHRAGRPAPPWTRPEETR; this is encoded by the coding sequence ATGCGCAACGACCCCCGCCACGGTCCGCTGGTGCCGATGCTGCTGGTGCTCACGGTGGTGACCGGGCTGGTCGACGCGGTGAGCTACCTCGCCCTCGGCCACGTCTTCGTCGCCAACATGACCGGCAACGTGGTCTTCCTGGGCTTCGCCCTGGCCGGGGCCCCGGGGCTCTCCGCGTCGGCGTCGCTCACCGCGCTCGCCGCCTTCCTGGCCGGTGCGCTGACGGGCGGGCACCTCGCCGAACTCCGGCCGGCCCACCGCGGGCGGCTGCTGGTCGCCACCGTCGCCGCCCAGTCGGTGCTGATGGCGGGCTGCACGGTGCTGGCGGCCGTGCTCGGCCACACCGACGACCCGGTCCGCTACACCCTGACGGGGGTGCTGGGCTTCGCGATGGGCCTGCAGAACGCGGCCGTCCGGGCGCTGAGGGTCCCCGACCTGACCACCACCGTGCTGACCATGACGCTCACCGCCCTGGCCGCCGACCGGGCCGGCGTCCGGCGCTTCGCCTCCGCGGGCTGGATGTTCGCCGGGGCGCTCGTCGGGGCCGCACTCGTCCTGCACGCGGACGTCCCGACGGCCCTGGCGGTGGCCCTGGCCCTCCTCCTCGGGGTCGCCGCGGTCACCCACCGCGCCGGGCGGCCGGCCCCGCCCTGGACCCGCCCCGAGGAAACCCGCTGA
- a CDS encoding Rv1733c family protein, with protein sequence MSSTPRPARPASLPRRAGRQLLRALGRRHSLSLREPLARPVDRARSRAWLAAAVALAVGLAGVVTAALVGYRTSVRTTESERGRLHRIEAAVIGRVQPEQPANSRWTGGYENRVEVSTVWTAPDGRTHAGTVQLPRTTLTRPTVTLWVDDAGEPARTPETRIGLTVGAVCTGLAGGATLATLIGVALALRLRALDRRADRDWQRSWARWEPRWSGRTNQPQED encoded by the coding sequence GTGTCCAGCACACCCCGCCCGGCCCGGCCCGCGTCGCTGCCCCGGCGGGCGGGCCGTCAGCTGCTCCGCGCCCTCGGCCGCCGCCACTCCCTGAGCCTGCGCGAACCGCTCGCCCGGCCGGTCGACCGGGCCCGCAGCCGGGCCTGGCTCGCCGCCGCCGTCGCCCTCGCCGTCGGACTGGCCGGCGTCGTCACCGCCGCCCTGGTCGGCTACCGCACCTCCGTGCGCACCACCGAGAGCGAGCGCGGCCGACTGCACCGGATCGAGGCCGCGGTGATCGGCAGGGTCCAGCCGGAGCAGCCCGCGAACAGCCGCTGGACCGGCGGCTACGAGAACCGGGTGGAGGTCTCGACCGTCTGGACCGCCCCGGACGGCCGGACGCACGCCGGCACCGTCCAACTGCCGCGCACCACCCTCACCCGGCCCACCGTCACCCTCTGGGTCGACGACGCCGGCGAGCCCGCCAGGACCCCCGAGACCCGGATCGGCCTCACCGTCGGCGCCGTCTGCACCGGCCTGGCCGGCGGTGCCACGCTGGCCACCCTGATCGGCGTCGCACTCGCCCTGCGGCTGCGCGCCCTCGACCGGCGGGCCGACCGCGACTGGCAGCGGTCCTGGGCCCGCTGGGAACCCCGATGGAGCGGCCGGACCAACCAGCCGCAGGAGGACTGA
- a CDS encoding SDR family NAD(P)-dependent oxidoreductase produces the protein MTAGVGIEQDNGTETAEEIDYGPGLDPERLKLCLDVLAELDRLHVDHPDAITVRQAVGGVFRTLKQRRRQETRARKTANDREVTAKTATGAPTRIDDETAGAFGLTTVTTSEIAGILERPRSCYICKQRYVEVDAFYHNLCQNCAVKNRARRDARADLTGKRALLTGGRAKIGMYIALMLLRDGAHTTITTRFPNDAIRRFTAMPDSADWLHRLKVVGIDLRDPAQVMALADEVAADGPLDILINNAAQTVRRPPESYRELLAAESAPLPAGMLPQSTTIGRFGSGSVDLPALPQQAGGGGERISADDVTSLALVTGSATPARIEAGTAIDAGGLVPDLADTNSWVQTVSEVGPVELLEVQLCNSTAPFILISRLRPAMAASASRRKYVVNVSAMEGVFKRGYKGAGHPHTNMAKAALNMLTRTSAQEMFENDGILMTAVDTGWITDERPHPDKMRLAEEGFHAPLDLVDGAARVYDPIVRGEQGEDLYGCFLKDFDRSAW, from the coding sequence ATGACGGCGGGCGTGGGCATCGAGCAGGACAACGGCACCGAGACCGCCGAGGAGATCGACTACGGCCCCGGCCTCGACCCGGAGCGGCTGAAGCTCTGCCTGGACGTCCTGGCCGAACTCGACCGGCTGCACGTCGACCACCCGGACGCGATCACCGTCCGCCAGGCCGTCGGCGGCGTGTTCCGCACCCTCAAGCAGCGCCGCCGCCAGGAGACCCGGGCCCGCAAGACCGCCAACGACCGCGAGGTCACCGCGAAGACCGCGACCGGCGCACCGACCCGGATCGACGACGAGACGGCCGGCGCCTTCGGCCTGACCACCGTCACCACCAGCGAGATCGCCGGCATCCTGGAGCGCCCCCGCTCCTGCTACATCTGCAAGCAGCGGTACGTGGAGGTCGACGCCTTCTACCACAACCTCTGCCAGAACTGCGCCGTCAAGAACCGGGCCCGCCGGGACGCCCGCGCCGACCTCACGGGCAAGCGCGCGCTGCTCACCGGCGGCCGGGCCAAGATCGGCATGTACATCGCGCTGATGCTGCTGCGCGACGGCGCCCACACCACCATCACCACGCGCTTCCCGAACGACGCCATCCGCCGCTTCACGGCGATGCCGGACAGCGCCGACTGGCTGCACCGGCTCAAGGTCGTCGGCATCGACCTGCGCGACCCGGCCCAGGTCATGGCGCTGGCCGACGAGGTCGCCGCGGACGGCCCGCTGGACATCCTGATCAACAACGCCGCGCAGACGGTCCGCCGCCCGCCGGAGTCCTACCGCGAGCTGCTCGCCGCCGAGTCGGCGCCGCTGCCGGCCGGGATGCTGCCGCAGTCCACCACCATCGGGCGGTTCGGCAGCGGCAGCGTCGACCTGCCGGCGCTGCCGCAGCAGGCGGGCGGCGGGGGCGAGCGGATCTCCGCCGACGACGTCACCTCGCTCGCCCTGGTCACCGGCTCGGCGACGCCCGCGCGGATCGAGGCCGGTACGGCGATCGACGCCGGCGGCCTGGTGCCCGACCTCGCGGACACCAACAGCTGGGTGCAGACCGTCAGCGAGGTCGGCCCGGTCGAGCTGCTGGAGGTGCAGCTCTGCAACTCCACCGCGCCGTTCATCCTGATCAGCCGGCTCCGCCCGGCGATGGCCGCCTCCGCCTCCCGGCGCAAGTACGTGGTCAACGTCTCGGCGATGGAGGGCGTGTTCAAGCGCGGCTACAAGGGCGCCGGCCACCCGCACACCAACATGGCCAAGGCCGCGCTGAACATGCTCACCCGCACCAGCGCCCAGGAGATGTTCGAGAACGACGGCATCCTGATGACCGCCGTGGACACCGGCTGGATCACCGACGAGCGCCCGCACCCGGACAAGATGCGGCTCGCCGAGGAGGGCTTCCACGCCCCGCTCGACCTGGTCGACGGCGCGGCCCGGGTCTACGACCCGATCGTCCGCGGCGAGCAGGGCGAGGACCTGTACGGCTGCTTCCTGAAGGACTTCGACCGCTCCGCCTGGTGA
- a CDS encoding FtsX-like permease family protein: MIPFALRLAVSGGRAAVLRLLTITAAVAIGVGLLLSTLASINAVEKSNDRVLWLNSAAASRTGTADADPLWWRNSVEYYDGEELLRLQVAGTGPTSPVPPGVPALPKAGEYYASPALAKLIRETPAVELGDRFPGTLVGEVGAEALRSPDSLLALVGQSPEELSARPGARQVTSIATTLPAGCDSSQECPGMGVRGDAMTLILSVVAGALLFPVLIFIGTATRLSAATREQRYAAMRLVGATPRQITVISTVESVVASAAGTVLGFAVHLLLRPLVATVPFTGRRFFLDDLVLTPVQAVAVLLGVPLVAAAAARLALRRVTISPLGVSRRVTPKPPTAWRVVPLLAGLAELGWFVGRRPETTDGQTAAYLTGFLVIMLGLVIAGPWLTMTAARLVAARTSRPATLIAVRRLADDPKAGFRSVAGLVLALFVTTATVAIIGTIDANRGALSGDPATRTAVEHGVRMDEPPMAASAPEHVLAGLRAVPGFKGLVVAHSNPAGVARDPQDPPGWVPVLVACSDLATAPVLGHCAAGAGVAAVPQHGLLDLRSQAEVEWPTAPVTADEVAALPVAALYVTTDGSKAAMEQTRTLLSREFPDQVARMVADWGSTQQQELAGWRQLADVVLLTTLPIAGCSLAVSVVAGLSDRRRPFAMLRLTGAPLRLLQRVIGLESGLPLLVVAAVSTGTGFGAAAMFLKSQMDYDLVSPGAVYFALVVLGLVASLGIIASTLPLLRRLTGPEAARNG, encoded by the coding sequence GTGATCCCCTTCGCCCTCCGGCTCGCCGTCAGCGGGGGCCGGGCCGCCGTCCTCCGACTGCTGACGATCACTGCGGCGGTGGCGATCGGCGTCGGCCTGCTGCTCTCGACGCTGGCCAGCATCAACGCCGTCGAGAAGTCCAACGACCGCGTGCTCTGGCTCAACTCCGCGGCCGCGAGCCGCACCGGGACGGCGGACGCCGACCCGCTCTGGTGGCGCAACAGCGTCGAGTACTACGACGGCGAGGAACTGCTCCGGCTCCAGGTCGCCGGCACCGGTCCGACCTCGCCCGTCCCGCCGGGGGTGCCCGCGCTGCCGAAGGCCGGCGAGTACTACGCCTCCCCGGCCCTGGCGAAGCTGATCCGCGAGACCCCGGCCGTGGAGCTGGGGGACCGCTTCCCCGGCACGCTCGTCGGCGAGGTCGGCGCCGAGGCCCTGCGGTCCCCGGACTCGCTGCTCGCCCTGGTCGGCCAGAGCCCGGAGGAGCTCTCCGCCCGGCCGGGGGCGCGGCAGGTCACCAGCATCGCGACCACGCTGCCGGCCGGCTGCGACAGCAGCCAGGAGTGCCCGGGCATGGGCGTGCGCGGCGACGCCATGACGCTCATCCTCTCCGTCGTCGCGGGGGCCCTGCTCTTCCCCGTGCTGATCTTCATCGGCACCGCGACCCGGCTCTCCGCGGCCACCAGGGAGCAGCGCTACGCCGCGATGCGCCTGGTCGGCGCGACCCCGCGGCAGATCACCGTGATCTCGACGGTGGAGTCCGTCGTCGCCTCGGCCGCCGGGACGGTGCTCGGCTTCGCCGTCCACCTGCTGCTGCGCCCGCTGGTGGCGACCGTCCCCTTCACCGGCCGGCGCTTCTTCCTCGACGACCTCGTGCTCACCCCGGTCCAGGCGGTGGCCGTCCTGCTGGGCGTCCCGCTGGTCGCGGCCGCCGCCGCCCGGCTGGCGCTGCGCCGGGTCACCATCTCCCCGCTCGGCGTCTCCCGCCGGGTCACCCCGAAGCCGCCGACGGCCTGGCGGGTCGTGCCGCTGCTCGCCGGACTCGCCGAACTCGGCTGGTTCGTCGGCCGCCGCCCGGAGACCACCGACGGGCAGACCGCCGCCTACCTGACCGGCTTCCTGGTGATCATGCTCGGCCTGGTGATCGCCGGCCCCTGGCTGACGATGACCGCCGCCCGGCTGGTCGCCGCCCGGACGAGCCGCCCCGCCACCCTGATCGCGGTGCGACGGCTGGCGGACGACCCCAAGGCCGGGTTCCGGTCGGTGGCCGGCCTGGTCCTGGCCCTCTTCGTCACCACCGCGACCGTCGCCATCATCGGCACCATCGACGCCAACCGCGGTGCGCTCAGCGGCGACCCGGCCACCCGGACCGCGGTGGAGCACGGCGTGAGGATGGACGAGCCGCCGATGGCCGCCTCCGCGCCGGAGCACGTACTGGCCGGACTGCGCGCCGTGCCGGGCTTCAAGGGGCTCGTCGTGGCGCACTCCAACCCGGCCGGAGTGGCCCGGGACCCGCAGGACCCGCCCGGCTGGGTGCCCGTCCTGGTCGCCTGCTCGGATCTCGCCACCGCCCCGGTGCTGGGCCACTGCGCGGCCGGTGCGGGCGTGGCGGCCGTCCCGCAGCACGGCCTCCTCGACCTGCGCTCCCAGGCGGAGGTGGAGTGGCCGACCGCGCCGGTCACCGCGGACGAGGTCGCGGCGCTGCCCGTCGCCGCGCTCTACGTGACGACCGACGGTTCGAAGGCGGCCATGGAGCAGACCCGCACCCTGCTGTCCCGGGAGTTCCCGGACCAGGTCGCGCGGATGGTCGCCGACTGGGGCTCCACCCAGCAGCAGGAACTGGCCGGCTGGCGGCAGCTCGCCGACGTCGTGCTGCTCACCACCCTGCCGATCGCCGGGTGCAGCCTCGCGGTCAGCGTGGTGGCGGGGCTCTCCGACCGGCGCCGGCCGTTCGCGATGCTCCGGCTCACCGGTGCGCCGCTGCGGCTGCTGCAGCGGGTGATCGGCCTGGAGAGCGGGCTGCCGCTGCTCGTGGTCGCCGCGGTCTCCACGGGGACGGGCTTCGGCGCGGCGGCGATGTTCCTCAAGTCGCAGATGGACTACGACCTGGTCTCGCCGGGAGCGGTGTACTTCGCCCTGGTCGTGCTGGGGCTGGTGGCCTCGCTGGGGATCATCGCCTCCACGCTGCCGCTCCTGAGGCGGCTCACCGGCCCCGAGGCGGCCCGCAACGGCTGA
- a CDS encoding GuaB1 family IMP dehydrogenase-related protein has product MRFLNDLTPSYDLTYDDVFMVPSRSAVGSRQGVDLSSNDGTGTTIPLVVANMTAIAGRRMAETVARRGGLVAIPQDIPTEVIADVVGWVKQRHLVHDTAITLGPGATVAEALSLLPKRAHGALVVVEDGRPVGVVTDSDCQGVDRFTSLADVMSRELLLLDEGIDPRAAFDKLSEAHRRLAPVVDGEGRLVGILTRKNALRATLYTPAVDAAGRLRVAATVGINGDVAGKAKALLEAGADTLVVDTAHGHQESMISALRAVRGLDPQVPIVAGNVVSAVGVRDLVEAGADILKVGVGPGAMCTTRMMTGVGRPQFSAVLECAAEARRLGRHVWADGGVRHPRDVAMALAAGASNVMIGSWFAGTYESPGDLQATADGRQYKESFGMASKRAVSNRTSQDSSYDRARKALFEEGISHSRMFLDPARPGVEDLIDSIVAGVRSSCTYAGAASLEEFHDKAVVGIQSAAGYAEGKPLHSSWA; this is encoded by the coding sequence ATGCGCTTCCTGAACGACCTCACGCCCTCGTACGACCTGACGTACGACGACGTCTTCATGGTCCCCAGCCGCTCCGCAGTGGGCTCCCGGCAGGGTGTCGACCTCTCCTCGAACGACGGCACCGGCACCACCATCCCGCTCGTGGTCGCCAACATGACCGCCATCGCCGGCCGCCGGATGGCCGAGACCGTCGCCCGCCGCGGCGGCCTGGTCGCCATCCCGCAGGACATCCCGACCGAGGTGATCGCCGACGTCGTCGGCTGGGTGAAGCAGCGCCACCTGGTGCACGACACCGCCATCACGCTCGGCCCCGGCGCCACCGTCGCCGAAGCCCTCTCGCTGCTGCCCAAGCGCGCCCACGGCGCGCTGGTCGTCGTCGAGGACGGCCGGCCGGTCGGCGTCGTCACCGACTCCGACTGCCAGGGCGTCGACCGCTTCACCTCGCTCGCCGACGTGATGTCCCGCGAGCTGCTCCTCCTCGACGAGGGCATCGACCCGCGCGCCGCCTTCGACAAGCTCAGCGAGGCCCACCGCAGGCTCGCCCCCGTCGTGGACGGCGAGGGCCGCCTGGTCGGCATCCTGACCCGCAAGAACGCACTGCGCGCCACCCTCTACACCCCGGCCGTCGACGCCGCCGGCCGGCTGCGCGTCGCCGCCACCGTGGGCATCAACGGCGACGTCGCGGGCAAGGCCAAGGCCCTGCTGGAGGCCGGCGCCGACACCCTGGTCGTCGACACCGCGCACGGCCACCAGGAGTCGATGATCAGCGCGCTGCGCGCCGTCCGCGGCCTGGACCCGCAGGTCCCGATCGTGGCCGGGAACGTCGTCTCGGCGGTCGGTGTCCGCGACCTGGTCGAGGCGGGCGCCGACATCCTGAAGGTCGGGGTCGGCCCGGGCGCGATGTGCACCACCCGGATGATGACCGGCGTGGGCCGTCCGCAGTTCTCCGCCGTGCTGGAGTGCGCCGCCGAGGCGCGCCGGCTGGGCAGGCACGTCTGGGCGGACGGCGGGGTGCGCCACCCGCGCGACGTCGCGATGGCGCTGGCCGCGGGCGCGTCCAACGTGATGATCGGCTCCTGGTTCGCCGGCACCTACGAGTCGCCCGGCGACCTCCAGGCCACCGCCGACGGCCGCCAGTACAAGGAGTCCTTCGGCATGGCCTCGAAGCGGGCCGTGAGCAACCGCACCTCCCAGGACTCCTCGTACGACCGGGCCCGCAAGGCCCTGTTCGAGGAGGGCATCTCGCACTCCCGGATGTTCCTCGACCCGGCCCGCCCGGGCGTCGAGGACCTCATCGACTCGATCGTGGCCGGCGTGCGCAGCTCCTGCACCTACGCGGGCGCCGCCTCCCTGGAGGAGTTCCACGACAAGGCCGTCGTCGGCATCCAGAGCGCCGCCGGCTACGCCGAGGGCAAGCCGCTCCACAGCAGCTGGGCCTGA
- a CDS encoding GNAT family N-acetyltransferase, producing the protein MFVTDRLTARLWTGSDAERAYDLYSRWEVVRWLGATPRALESPAEVPALIDRMRARSADPRYGAWALERRDTGLVVGTVLLAPLPGGDGEVEVGWHLHPDSWGNGYATEAARGALARGFADGLTEVHAVLRPGNEPSAAVCRRLGMTHRGRTDRWYGLELESFLAVPDTAGPNTAGPSTAVHDTAGPDTRGRDTAGPRR; encoded by the coding sequence GTGTTCGTCACCGACCGCCTGACCGCCCGGCTCTGGACCGGGAGCGACGCCGAGCGCGCGTACGACCTGTACTCGCGCTGGGAGGTGGTGCGCTGGCTCGGCGCCACCCCGCGGGCGCTGGAGTCCCCCGCCGAGGTGCCCGCCCTGATCGACCGGATGCGGGCCCGGTCCGCCGACCCCCGCTACGGCGCATGGGCCCTGGAACGGCGGGACACCGGCCTGGTGGTCGGCACGGTCCTGCTCGCCCCGCTGCCCGGGGGCGACGGCGAGGTCGAGGTCGGCTGGCACCTCCACCCCGACTCCTGGGGCAACGGCTACGCCACCGAGGCCGCCCGCGGCGCCCTGGCCAGGGGCTTCGCCGACGGCCTGACCGAGGTGCACGCCGTCCTCCGGCCCGGCAACGAGCCCTCGGCCGCCGTCTGCCGCCGCCTCGGCATGACGCACCGGGGCCGCACCGACCGCTGGTACGGCCTGGAGCTGGAGTCCTTCCTGGCCGTCCCGGACACCGCCGGGCCGAACACCGCCGGGCCGAGCACCGCCGTCCACGACACCGCCGGGCCGGACACCCGCGGGCGCGACACCGCCGGGCCGCGCCGGTGA
- a CDS encoding nucleotide triphosphate diphosphatase NUDT15, translated as MTTPTTAPMLGAGVIVPTGDGRVLLGRRTTAGEPPTWSLPGGKVDTGESFEETAARELAEETGIVLPAAEMRVLAVLLDHELGRPRVTAAVLAPPSLAAAVVTEPHACGGWERFPLDALPGPVFYPSALVLGSWRPELGDVRRAGTHAYPVPGR; from the coding sequence TTGACGACGCCGACGACCGCACCGATGCTCGGTGCCGGGGTGATCGTGCCCACCGGGGACGGCCGGGTGCTGCTCGGCCGGCGGACCACCGCAGGCGAGCCGCCCACCTGGAGCCTGCCCGGCGGCAAGGTCGACACCGGGGAGTCCTTCGAGGAGACCGCCGCCCGCGAGCTGGCCGAGGAGACCGGGATCGTGCTGCCCGCCGCGGAGATGCGGGTGCTCGCCGTGCTGCTCGACCACGAGCTGGGCCGCCCCCGGGTGACCGCGGCGGTGCTCGCCCCGCCGAGCCTGGCCGCCGCCGTGGTCACCGAGCCGCACGCCTGCGGCGGCTGGGAGCGGTTCCCGCTGGACGCGCTGCCGGGCCCGGTGTTCTACCCGTCCGCGCTCGTCCTCGGCAGCTGGCGCCCGGAGCTCGGCGACGTGCGGCGGGCCGGGACGCACGCGTACCCCGTCCCCGGCCGGTAG
- a CDS encoding ABC transporter ATP-binding protein has protein sequence MSPLIEARSVELAFGETPALRGADLAVEAGEVLAVMGPSGSGKSTLLHCLAGILVPDAGEVHFDGQRIDTMNEARRSALRRDRFGFVFQFGQLVPELTAEENVALPLLLNGVRRAAALAEARPWFARLGLDGMGGRRSGELSGGQAQRVALARGLVTRPRVLFADEPTGALDSLTGEQVMDLMVDAARSQGTTVVLVTHEPRVAAYADREAVVRDGRARTLGSGRTPAAAPQRVAS, from the coding sequence ATGAGCCCGCTGATCGAAGCCCGTTCCGTCGAACTCGCCTTCGGCGAGACCCCCGCCCTGCGCGGCGCCGACCTGGCCGTCGAGGCCGGCGAGGTGCTGGCCGTGATGGGCCCGAGCGGCTCCGGCAAGTCCACCCTGCTGCACTGCCTGGCGGGCATCCTCGTCCCCGACGCGGGGGAGGTGCACTTCGACGGGCAGCGGATCGACACCATGAACGAGGCCCGGCGCAGCGCCCTGCGGCGGGACCGGTTCGGCTTCGTCTTCCAGTTCGGCCAGCTCGTCCCCGAGCTGACCGCCGAGGAGAACGTCGCCCTGCCGCTGCTGCTCAACGGCGTCCGCCGGGCCGCCGCGCTCGCCGAGGCGCGGCCCTGGTTCGCCCGGCTCGGTCTGGACGGCATGGGGGGCCGCCGCTCCGGCGAGCTGTCCGGCGGTCAGGCCCAGCGGGTGGCCCTCGCCCGCGGCCTGGTGACCCGCCCCCGGGTGCTCTTCGCCGACGAGCCGACCGGCGCGCTGGACTCGCTCACCGGAGAGCAGGTGATGGACCTGATGGTCGACGCGGCCCGTTCCCAGGGCACCACGGTCGTCCTGGTCACCCACGAGCCCCGGGTCGCCGCCTACGCCGACCGCGAGGCGGTCGTCCGGGACGGCAGGGCCAGGACGCTCGGCTCCGGCCGCACCCCGGCCGCCGCGCCGCAGCGGGTCGCCTCGTGA